The Lycium barbarum isolate Lr01 chromosome 12, ASM1917538v2, whole genome shotgun sequence genome includes a region encoding these proteins:
- the LOC132625194 gene encoding protein FREE1-like has product MHNGDVSSSYYQYYQPHLQNPNPSSTPSDHPYNPVQYASAPPEPSDQQQQQQQQQQQQQPYTFPHLHAPHPNYYPYDQNQTPVNYDYSTQNPPNYDSSYSSAPHNGLNGDQGCYDSGIYKYNGRKDELYSDSRPESNKGPVMFDDYGRPINIQNEREENNKEYESSRKIVKATPKMEEQQDVSAGVLKFRVKLLSEGIGQSDVDVLCQIGLDGIRILDPATSRTLRIYLLENVKRCEVLDSYIFAFWAKNSVDMEPRRIRLKSNSYTVNNILDTVTAASIQIKEMGESNKPSDSIKGSDQAAEKKKGFADLMKLMRPLNEEKEFWIPDEAVRKCTSCATDFSAFNRKHHCRNCGDIFCDKCTQGRVALTADEDAQPVRVCDRCMAEVTQRLSNSTEAVTKVAALRSHEDLTRKLKEEMDKNRKTSTGLSSQASKGMREVECPTCTVHLQVEVPASGSETIECSVCQHPFLVSAH; this is encoded by the exons ATGCATAACGGCGACGTTAGCTCTTCCTATTACCAATATTACCAACCTCACTTACAGAACCCAAACCCTAGCTCTACTCCGTCTGATCATCCCTACAATCCCGTACAATACGCCTCCGCTCCTCCTGAGCCGTccgatcaacaacaacaacaacaacaacaacagcaacagcaACAACCTTACACTTTCCCTCACCTTCATGCTCCTCACCCCAATTATTACCCTTATGATCAAAATCAAACCCCTGTGAATTACGATTATAGCACCCAAAATCCTCCTAATTATGATTCATCGTATTCGTCTGCTCCTCATAATGGCTTGAATGGTGACCAAGGTTGTTATGATTCGggtatttataaatataatggtaggaaagatgaattGTACAGTGACAGTCGACCCGAGTCGAATAAAGGGCCAGTGATGTTTGATGATTATGGTAGGCCTATTAATATTCAAAATGAGAGGGAGGAGAATAATAAAGAATATGAGAGTAGTCGTAAAATTGTGAAAGCAACTCCAAAGATGGAGGAACAACAGGATGTTAGTGCTGGTGTGTTGAAGTTTCGCGTTAAACTTTTATCAGAAGGGATTGGTCAGAGCGATGTGGATGTACTTTGTCAG ATTGGTCTAGATGGAATTCGCATACTTGATCCCGCTACGAGCCGAACTTTGAGAATATATTTACTTGAGAATGTGAAAAGATGCGAG GTGTTGGATTCATATATATTTGCATTTTGGGCCAAAAACTCGGTTGACATGGAACCTAGACGAATCAGGCTGAAATCAAATAGCTATACTGTGAACAATATCCTGGACACTGTGACAGCCGCAAGTATTCAG ATCAAGGAGATGGGCGAGAGTAATAAACCTTCAGATTCAATCAAGGGATCTGATCAAGCTGCTGAGAAGAAGAAAGGTTTTGccgatttgatgaagttgatgagACCACTCAATGAAGAGAAAGAATTCTGG ATTCCTGATGAAGCAGTTCGCAAGTGCACTTCTTGTGCGACAGATTTTAGTGCTTTCAATAGAAAG CACCACTGCAGGAATTGTGGGGATATTTTCTGTGACAAGTGCACACAAGGTAGAGTTGCCCTCACTGCGGATGAAGATGCACAGCCAGTTCGAGTTTGTGACCGATGCATG GCAGAGGTAACTCAGAGACTCAGCAATTCTACAGAAGCAGTGACAAAAGTTGCTGCATTGCGAAGTCATGAGGACCTTACGAGAAAACTCAAG GAGGAGATGGACAAAAACCGCAAGACCTCGACAG GTCTTAGTTCTCAAGCATCTAAGGGGATGAGAGAGGTAGAGTGTCCAACTTGCACAGTCCATTTGCAG GTTGAAGTGCCAGCTTCTGGATCAGAAACTATAGAGTGCAGCGTCTGCCAGCATCCGTTCCTTGTTAGTGCCCATTGA